One window from the genome of Tistrella bauzanensis encodes:
- a CDS encoding flavin reductase family protein: MAVVTATDTDGHLHGLTLTSVTSLSLSPPLFLACLADSSETLGAVLRSGGFCINYLAQSQRAISDVFATRSGAKFRNVAHRIRPSGQVEIAGALAVIECTLHERLQAGDHSIVIGRPVAMHGGDEEPLIHFRGAYRRIGAPLPPAAA; encoded by the coding sequence GTGGCCGTGGTCACCGCCACCGACACCGACGGCCATCTTCACGGGCTCACCCTGACCAGCGTCACCTCGCTGTCGCTGTCGCCGCCGCTGTTCCTGGCCTGCCTCGCCGACAGTTCCGAAACCCTGGGCGCGGTGCTCAGATCGGGCGGGTTCTGCATCAACTATCTGGCGCAGTCGCAACGCGCCATCTCGGACGTCTTCGCCACCAGGTCGGGCGCCAAGTTCCGCAATGTGGCGCATCGCATCCGCCCCAGCGGTCAGGTGGAGATCGCGGGGGCGCTGGCCGTCATCGAATGCACGCTGCACGAACGGCTCCAGGCGGGGGATCACTCGATCGTGATCGGCCGCCCGGTCGCCATGCATGGCGGCGACGAGGAGCCGCTGATCCATTTCCGCGGCGCCTATCGCCGGATCGGCGCGCCCCTGCCGCCGGCCGCCGCCTGA